In one window of Micromonospora cathayae DNA:
- a CDS encoding cellulase family glycosylhydrolase: MTGMRGTLQRTRWRLSLVGGTIAALVVGFAMMMVGTAQAAAGCQVTYAVGSQWQGGFSANVTIKNLGDAINGWRLTWTFPSGQQVTQAWSATVTASGAAVTATNVDYNGSLATNASTSFGFNGSWSGTNTAPTSFALNGTTCNGTVGTTPPPTTPPPTTPPPTTPPPAGDAMAAVAAMQPGWNLGNSLDAVGSDETAWGNPRITEALLDNVRAQGFKSIRIPVTWSAHLGGAPSYTIEAAYLNRVKEVVDWALADGFYVMINIHHDSWQWINTMPTDRTNVLNKYNSIWTQLSSTFRSSSPKLVFESVNEPQFTGSSGDAQNATLLDELNTSFHRIVRASGGNNATRLLVLPTLHTSSEQARIDELSATFTKLNDRNLIATVHFYGYWPFSVNVAGGTRFDATVQKDLTDSFDRVYNSFVARGIPVIVGEYGLLGFDRHTGTIQQGEKLKFFEFLGYYARSKKLTTMLWDNGQHLNRTAFTWKDPELFGQIKSSWTTRSGTASSDQVYNAKASAISSKTLTLNLNGTSFVSLKQGGTDLVRGTDYTVSGDQLTLTAAALTRLTGNRAYGVNSTLHAHFSAGVPWRIDIISYDTPVLSNATGTTAAFNVPTQFRGDQLATMEAKYADGSNAGPHNWTSYKEFDVTFAPNYASNTITLKPEFFAEVNEGAPVTLTFHFWSGAKLTYKVTKTGGNVTGTVG, from the coding sequence ATGACCGGCATGCGCGGCACACTCCAACGAACCCGATGGCGACTCAGCCTGGTCGGCGGCACCATCGCCGCCCTGGTGGTCGGCTTCGCCATGATGATGGTGGGCACCGCCCAGGCCGCCGCCGGCTGCCAGGTGACCTATGCGGTCGGCAGCCAGTGGCAGGGCGGCTTCAGCGCCAACGTGACCATCAAGAACCTCGGCGACGCCATCAACGGTTGGCGGCTGACCTGGACCTTCCCGTCCGGGCAGCAGGTGACCCAGGCGTGGAGCGCCACCGTCACCGCCTCCGGTGCCGCCGTCACCGCCACCAACGTCGACTACAACGGATCGCTCGCCACGAACGCGTCGACCTCGTTCGGGTTCAACGGCTCCTGGTCCGGCACGAACACCGCGCCGACCTCGTTCGCGCTCAACGGCACCACCTGCAACGGTACGGTCGGCACCACGCCGCCGCCCACCACCCCGCCGCCCACCACGCCGCCCCCGACCACCCCGCCGCCGGCCGGTGACGCGATGGCCGCCGTCGCGGCGATGCAGCCCGGCTGGAACCTCGGCAACTCGCTCGACGCGGTCGGCAGCGACGAGACCGCCTGGGGCAACCCGCGCATCACCGAGGCGCTGCTGGACAACGTCAGGGCGCAGGGCTTCAAGAGCATCCGTATCCCGGTGACCTGGAGCGCCCACCTGGGCGGCGCGCCGAGCTACACCATCGAGGCCGCCTACCTGAACCGGGTCAAGGAGGTCGTCGACTGGGCGCTCGCCGACGGCTTCTACGTGATGATCAACATTCACCACGACTCGTGGCAGTGGATCAACACCATGCCCACCGACCGCACCAACGTGCTGAACAAGTACAACTCGATCTGGACCCAGCTCTCCAGCACCTTCCGCAGCTCCTCGCCGAAGCTGGTCTTCGAGAGCGTCAACGAGCCGCAGTTCACCGGCAGCTCCGGCGACGCCCAGAACGCCACCCTGCTCGACGAGCTGAACACGTCGTTCCACCGCATCGTCCGGGCCTCCGGCGGCAACAACGCCACCCGGCTGCTGGTGCTGCCGACCCTGCACACCTCGTCCGAGCAGGCCCGCATCGACGAGCTGAGCGCCACCTTCACCAAGCTCAACGACCGGAACCTGATCGCCACCGTGCACTTCTACGGCTACTGGCCGTTCAGCGTGAACGTCGCCGGCGGCACCCGCTTCGACGCGACCGTGCAGAAGGACCTGACCGACTCGTTCGACCGGGTGTACAACTCCTTCGTGGCCCGGGGCATCCCGGTGATCGTCGGCGAGTACGGCCTGCTCGGCTTCGACCGGCACACCGGCACCATCCAGCAGGGCGAGAAGCTCAAGTTCTTCGAGTTCCTCGGCTACTACGCCCGGTCGAAGAAGCTGACCACCATGCTCTGGGACAACGGCCAGCACCTCAACCGCACCGCGTTCACCTGGAAGGACCCGGAGCTGTTCGGGCAGATCAAGTCGAGCTGGACCACCCGGTCCGGCACCGCCTCGTCCGACCAGGTCTACAACGCCAAGGCCAGCGCGATCAGCAGCAAGACCCTCACGCTGAACCTGAACGGCACCTCGTTCGTCAGCCTGAAGCAGGGCGGCACCGACCTGGTCCGGGGCACCGACTACACGGTCAGCGGCGACCAGCTCACCCTCACCGCCGCCGCGCTGACCCGGCTGACCGGCAACCGGGCGTACGGCGTCAACTCGACGCTGCACGCGCACTTCTCGGCGGGCGTCCCGTGGCGGATCGACATCATCAGCTACGACACGCCGGTGCTGTCCAACGCCACCGGCACCACCGCCGCGTTCAACGTCCCCACCCAGTTCCGCGGTGACCAGCTCGCCACCATGGAGGCGAAGTACGCCGACGGCAGCAACGCCGGCCCGCACAACTGGACCTCGTACAAGGAGTTCGACGTGACGTTCGCGCCGAACTACGCCAGCAACACCATCACCCTGAAGCCCGAGTTCTTCGCCGAGGTCAACGAGGGCGCCCCGGTGACCCTCACCTTCCACTTCTGGAGCGGGGCGAAGCTCACCTACAAGGTGACCAAGACCGGTGGCAACGTCACCGGCACCGTCGGCTGA
- a CDS encoding M14 family zinc carboxypeptidase, protein MVPLKRPAWTRSRKRLAGAATIALLAGLNPLVTGAPAGAAPQPTTCVDDPTARLTTVPSPEAALGFPLGTGQQRVVTNDEIRHYLAAVDAASDRVVTGVMTTSVLGQPLPYAVVSNPRNVRNGALKRIADDLRDLRDPRRTSARQAARTAADTPAIVWVTANVHGGEKSGADAALKTLYELAAGLSCDVAQRNDNLVTIIVPTQNPDGRDASRRQNEFGFDMNRDWFARTQQETDGKLELMRQYPPQVFVDAHEMGGRQYFFPPNADPIHHEIAGEVVDWINRIGDANKAGFGYNGACGGAVTTECYFNYSTYDLFFMGYGDTVPAAGFGAAGMTFEKGSASAVPDRVQQQFHTQWSTLGWAAANRHELLTDYYRIWVDALAQGRAGTLEPNEVVQPTNEVRFPVPAVPIRSYFLLPDRQLADVRQLVERLRRMDVEVYQVRKPTKLFTARIFGGRTATDVTVPEGAYWIPMDQPQKHWIQAIMGEDPYTPFPYFYDVSSWSNPLLMGVNALYTGDDVRPPATLVRGISGGRTSAAGAKGSYTYPLDSAAAAEYTFALLGRGVPVVRDLTTGEVGLPARSLTREVDELAESLGVTLTPNRSPASGTPLSRPDVGLFQGTGISTTSGSHGEARYVLGKRWGLDLTPVTTADINDNTPAFTGRDVLLVPDGSSATGGLTATGQANLRAWVAQGNTYVGLRNEGTRMARSAGLTSTTEKPKPAGYTVIGSHLRVNVDGDSPVALGRPAEDFEFNNNDTILNPSSTGTNVLTYPTGDTFWANGYTVNGDALKGTVALVDEPTGAGRAVLFAFNPLFRAYNENGLHLVANALLYPTADPADAPAARGSAQRTTGVDPARAAAAASPVVDDLGGGWRPITIEVAAADQARTEAVVDRFTGTARVSAGADGAVRLVIPNPAGLQSDEHPFLGDLVRALADAGVPLRSLVA, encoded by the coding sequence ATGGTTCCACTGAAGCGTCCCGCGTGGACGAGGTCCCGGAAGCGACTGGCCGGCGCGGCCACCATCGCTCTCCTGGCCGGGCTGAACCCCCTGGTGACCGGCGCGCCGGCCGGCGCCGCACCCCAACCCACCACCTGCGTCGACGACCCCACCGCCCGGCTGACCACCGTGCCGAGCCCGGAGGCCGCGCTCGGCTTCCCGCTCGGCACCGGCCAGCAGCGGGTGGTCACCAACGACGAGATCCGCCACTACCTGGCGGCCGTCGACGCCGCCTCGGACCGGGTCGTCACCGGAGTCATGACCACCAGCGTGCTCGGTCAGCCGCTGCCGTACGCGGTGGTGTCGAACCCCCGCAACGTGCGCAACGGGGCGCTGAAGCGGATCGCCGACGACCTGCGCGACCTGCGCGACCCGCGCCGGACCTCCGCCCGGCAGGCCGCCCGCACCGCCGCCGACACCCCGGCCATCGTCTGGGTCACCGCGAACGTGCACGGCGGCGAGAAGAGCGGCGCGGACGCCGCCCTGAAGACCCTGTACGAGCTGGCCGCCGGCCTGTCCTGCGACGTGGCGCAACGCAACGACAACCTGGTCACCATCATCGTGCCGACCCAGAACCCGGACGGCCGGGACGCCAGCCGGCGGCAGAACGAGTTCGGCTTCGACATGAACCGGGACTGGTTCGCCCGCACCCAGCAGGAGACCGACGGCAAGCTGGAGCTGATGCGGCAGTACCCGCCGCAGGTCTTCGTCGACGCCCACGAGATGGGTGGCCGGCAGTACTTCTTCCCGCCGAACGCCGACCCGATCCACCACGAGATCGCCGGTGAGGTGGTCGACTGGATCAACCGGATCGGTGACGCCAACAAGGCCGGCTTCGGGTACAACGGCGCCTGCGGTGGAGCCGTCACCACCGAGTGCTACTTCAACTACTCGACCTACGACCTGTTCTTCATGGGCTACGGGGACACCGTGCCGGCGGCCGGGTTCGGCGCGGCCGGCATGACCTTCGAGAAGGGCAGCGCCTCGGCGGTGCCGGACCGGGTGCAGCAGCAGTTCCACACCCAGTGGTCCACACTGGGTTGGGCGGCGGCCAACCGGCACGAACTGCTCACCGACTACTACCGGATCTGGGTCGACGCGCTCGCCCAGGGCCGCGCCGGCACGCTGGAGCCCAACGAGGTGGTCCAGCCCACCAACGAGGTGCGGTTCCCGGTGCCGGCCGTCCCGATCCGGTCGTACTTCCTGCTGCCCGACCGGCAGCTCGCCGACGTCCGGCAACTCGTCGAGCGGCTGCGCCGGATGGACGTCGAGGTCTACCAGGTACGCAAGCCCACGAAGCTGTTCACCGCCCGGATCTTCGGCGGCCGGACGGCCACCGACGTCACCGTGCCCGAGGGCGCGTACTGGATCCCGATGGACCAGCCGCAGAAGCACTGGATCCAGGCCATCATGGGCGAGGACCCGTACACCCCGTTCCCGTACTTCTACGACGTGTCGTCCTGGAGCAACCCGCTGCTGATGGGCGTGAACGCCCTCTACACCGGGGACGACGTCCGGCCGCCGGCCACCCTGGTCCGGGGCATCTCCGGCGGCAGGACCTCGGCGGCCGGGGCGAAGGGCTCGTACACCTACCCGCTGGACTCGGCGGCCGCCGCCGAGTACACCTTCGCGCTGCTCGGCCGGGGCGTACCGGTGGTGCGGGACCTGACCACCGGTGAGGTCGGCCTGCCGGCCAGGAGCCTGACCCGGGAGGTCGACGAGCTGGCCGAGTCGCTCGGGGTGACCCTGACCCCGAACAGGTCACCGGCCAGCGGCACCCCGCTCTCCCGGCCCGACGTGGGCCTGTTCCAGGGCACCGGCATCTCCACCACCTCCGGTTCGCACGGCGAGGCCCGGTACGTGCTCGGCAAGCGCTGGGGGCTGGACCTGACCCCGGTGACCACCGCCGACATCAACGACAACACCCCGGCGTTCACCGGACGGGACGTGCTGCTCGTACCGGACGGCAGCAGCGCCACCGGCGGGCTCACCGCCACCGGCCAGGCCAACCTGCGGGCCTGGGTGGCCCAGGGCAACACGTACGTCGGGCTGCGCAACGAGGGCACCCGGATGGCCCGGTCGGCCGGGCTCACCTCGACCACCGAGAAGCCCAAGCCGGCCGGCTACACCGTGATCGGCTCGCACCTGCGGGTGAACGTGGACGGTGACAGCCCGGTGGCGCTGGGCCGCCCGGCGGAGGACTTCGAGTTCAACAACAACGACACGATCCTCAACCCGAGCAGCACCGGCACCAACGTGCTGACCTACCCGACCGGGGACACCTTCTGGGCCAACGGCTACACCGTCAACGGTGACGCGCTCAAGGGCACGGTCGCGCTGGTGGACGAGCCGACCGGGGCCGGTCGGGCGGTGCTGTTCGCGTTCAACCCGCTGTTCCGGGCGTACAACGAGAACGGCCTGCACCTGGTGGCGAACGCGCTGCTGTACCCGACGGCGGACCCGGCCGACGCGCCGGCCGCGCGCGGCTCCGCGCAGCGGACGACCGGGGTGGACCCGGCGCGGGCCGCCGCGGCGGCGTCGCCGGTGGTGGACGACCTGGGTGGCGGTTGGCGGCCGATCACCATCGAGGTGGCCGCCGCCGACCAGGCCCGGACCGAGGCGGTGGTGGACCGGTTCACCGGCACCGCCCGGGTGAGCGCCGGGGCGGACGGCGCGGTCCGGTTGGTGATCCCGAACCCGGCCGGACTCCAGTCCGACGAGCATCCGTTCCTGGGTGACCTGGTCCGGGCGCTGGCGGACGCCGGCGTCCCGCTGCGGTCGCTGGTGGCCTGA
- a CDS encoding DUF397 domain-containing protein encodes MEVPVPVPVPGPPPGPGRPTPTWGGYRGCFGAREGRSSAWPASVVDAAGARTSVPDQSTYPPGDGPVGLVVLSDEVGVRDAKNPTGPTLAFDGDTWASFLGTVRTTTTPRR; translated from the coding sequence ATGGAGGTGCCGGTGCCGGTGCCGGTGCCGGGGCCGCCACCGGGGCCGGGTCGACCAACGCCGACGTGGGGCGGCTACCGCGGCTGCTTCGGTGCGAGGGAGGGGCGATCGTCGGCCTGGCCGGCTTCTGTCGTCGACGCGGCGGGAGCGAGGACCTCGGTGCCGGACCAGTCGACGTACCCTCCCGGTGACGGGCCGGTAGGGCTCGTCGTCCTCAGCGACGAAGTGGGCGTCCGGGACGCCAAGAACCCCACCGGCCCGACTCTCGCGTTCGACGGTGACACCTGGGCCAGCTTCCTGGGAACCGTGAGGACGACCACAACCCCGCGTCGCTGA